The following coding sequences are from one Rhineura floridana isolate rRhiFlo1 chromosome 2, rRhiFlo1.hap2, whole genome shotgun sequence window:
- the LOC133378380 gene encoding ADP-ribose glycohydrolase OARD1-like, translated as MASARSAKEERIRYIQGDLFTCPGTDSLAHCISEDCHMSAGIAAIFKKKFGGVQELLNQKKKTGDVAVLKRENRYVDYLITKNKYFHKPTYDNLRKSLEAMKIHCLNNAVTCISMPKIGCGLDRLNWSKVSTMLDEVFEDTDVSITIYTL; from the coding sequence ATGGCTAGCGCCCGGTcggcaaaagaagaaagaatcagGTACATACAGGGAGACCTTTTTACATGTCCTGGAACAGACTCCTTGGCTCATTGTATCAGTGAGGATTGTCATATGAGTGCTGGCATAGCTGCCATTTTTAAGAAGAAGTTTGGTGGTGTTCAGGAGCTCTTGAACCAGAAAAAGAAGACTGGGGATGTGGCTGTTCTGAAGAGAGAGAATCGATATGTGGACTATCTGATTACAAAGAACAAATACTTTCATAAGCCTACCTATGACAATCTACGGAAGAGCTTGGAAGCGATGAAAATCCATTGCCTTAATAATGCTGTAACTTGTATTTCTATGCCGAAGATTGGGTGTGGACTTGACCGCCTGAATTGGAGTAAAGTTTCAACAATGCTTGATGAAGTATTTGAGGATACAGATGTTAGCATTACAATTTATACCCTTTAA